The Gordonia mangrovi genome includes the window CCACGTCGAGGAGACCCAGATCGTCGGCGATGGACCGCAGTTCGGGGAAGTCGGCGGTCATGTCGATGCCCGAGCGGGAGGTGAGGCGGAAGTCTCCGTCGATGTAGCGCAACAGGATTCGGTAGCCGTCCCACTTGCCCTCGAACGCCCAATCGCGCCCGTCGAGGTTCTCGATGGATTCGTCGGTGGCCAGCATGGGACGCGGGTCGCGCAGGCTGTCGGGCAGGATGGGCCGCGGTTCGTCGCTCATCAGATGGGCGAGCCAGTTCTTGTCGCCGGTCTTGATCAGCGCGTAGCGGCCCTGGATGCGTTCGCCGTGCAACCGGACGATGACCTCGTTGTCGCGCCACTTCTCGGTCTCGTAGGTGCCGCGATCCCAGATCTCCACATGTCCGCCGCCGTATTCACCTGCCGGAATGTCGCCTTCGAAGTCGGCGTAGTCCATCGGATGGTCTTCGGTGTGCACGGCCAGCCGGTTCTGTCCGGGATCGTCGGGCAGGTTCTTCGGCACCGCCCAGGACACCAGCACACCGTCGCGCTCGAGCCGGAAGTCGTAGTGCAGTCGTCGGGCGTGGTGTTCCTGGATGACGAATATCGGGTTGCCGGCGGTGTCGTCCGACCCTGTGCGCTCACGATGTGCGTCGTCGCCGAACGGTTCGGGGGTCTTGGACTCATCGCGCTTGCGGCGGTATTCGCCGAGGTTGACGACCGGGTTCGGTGCGGGCCTGTTCGAGGTGGCCTCGATCAGTTCCTGAGCGGTTGGTGGGACCTCCTCATTCGCCGGGGCGAGATCGTGCGGCTCATCGAGGTCGGCGAGGAGGTCACCGTCGGACTCGACGCGCTCGAGGACTTCGTCGAACAACAGCTGGGCGAGGTCGGGATCGGCGAGTTCGCCCCAGGAGCGCGGCGCGGCCACCCACGGCTGCTCGCGACCGCGCATCGAATACGGCGCGAGGGTCGTCTTCGATCCGCTGTTCTGACTCCAGTCGATGAACACCTTCCGGTCGCGGACCGACTTCGCCATGGTCGCGGTGATGTCGTCGGGGTGGGCGGCCGCCAGGCTGGTGGCGATCTGCTTGGCCACGGTGCGGGCGGCCTCGGGGGAGACGGGCCGGTCGAAACGTGCGTACAGATGCATCCCCTTGCCGCCACTGGTCACCGGGAAGGCGGTCAGACCGGCCGCGGCGAGCATGTCGCGGATCATCAGCGCGACCTCGGCACACTGCGTCAGCGGAACCCCCGGCCCGGGGTCGAGGTCGAGCACGAGGCGGTCGGCCTTGGGCGCCGCCCCGTCGGCCGGCACCCGCCACTGCGGGGTGTGCAGTTCCAGCGCGGCCATCTGGCCGAACCACACCAGGTCGGCGCGTGACGTGGCGAGCGGGTAGGTGATGACGCGTGTGCTGTGTTGCTCGCCGAACCGGGCGAGCCAGTCCGGCGCCGACGACGGCAGGTCCTTCTCGAAGAACGGCATCGACTCGACACCGTTGGGCCAGCGTTTCCGGGTGATCGGGCGACCGGCGAGGTGGGGCAACATCACCTCGGCGATTCGCGAATAGTAGTCGATGACCTCGAACTTCCGGGTCCCGGTGGTCGGGTAGAGCACCTTGTCGAGATTGGTGATGGGGATACGCCGGCCATCGACGTCGAGGCTCTCTCCACCGGCCATGACGTCTATTGTCCACACCCGAGTCGGCGTCGGGGCCGAGGATTGCGCGGACGGGTGGCACAATGGGGCCCATGCGCTCGATCTGGAAGGGCGACCTCAGCTTTGGCCTGGTCAACGTGCCGGTCAAGGTGTACTCCGCCACGGAAAGCCACGACCGCAAGTCGTACCAGGTCGATTCCAAAGACGGCACGCGGATTCGCTACCGCCGGGTCCGGGAGGGCACCGACACCGAGGTCGACTACTCCGACATCGCCAACGCCTACGAGACCGATTCCGGCGAGACGGTCATCCTCACCAAAGAGGACCTCGCGACGCTGCCGGTGCAGAAGAGTCCGGAGATCTCGATCCTGGAGTTCGTGCCGACCGAACAGGTCGACCCGATCTACTTCGACAAGCCCTATTACCTCGAGCCGTCGTCGAAATCGCCGAAGGCGTATGCATTGCTCGCGCAGGCGCTGCAGAAGACCGATCGGTTGGCCATCGCCCAGTTCACCCTGCGCAACCGCACGCGGTTGGCCGCCTTACGCGTGGTGGACGGCGTGATGACGCTGCAGACGCTGCTGTGGCCCGACGAGGTGCGTGCCGCCGACTTCCCGTTCCTCGAGGAAGACACCGAGATCCGGCCGCAGGAGCTCGACATGGCGTCGTCGTTGATCGAGACCATGGCCAAGGACTTCGACCCGTCGGAGTTCGAGGACCGCTACCAGAACGAACTGTCGAAGTTGGTGGCCGCCAAGGCCGATGGTGCCGAGGCGTTCCCGGAGAGTGACGAGGAGCCCGAGGCCGACGAGGACTCCGAGGTGGCCGATCTGCTCGCCGCGCTGCGAGCATCGGTGAAGGACAATGGGCCCGCCGACGAGAAATCCGGCGGTGCGGAATCGACCGCGAAGAAGGCTCCGCCGAAGAAGGCCGCAGCGAAGAAGGCGCCGGCCAAAAAGGCCGCGGCCAAGAAGACCCCGCAGAAGTCGACGGCAGCGAAATCGACGGAGAAGAAGTCCACGGCCAAGAAGACCAGCGCGAAGAAGACCGCCAAGAAATCGGCGTGAAAGGGGTTGCAGCCCCAGTCGTCGAGCGCGGTTGAAGTAGCCGCTATTCCCACACCGCCCGGGCGCCGCTGTCGCCGATGCGGTAGACCATCACGACCGATCCGATGGCGACGGCCACAATGGCCACGCCGATCACGATGTCGACCACGCGCCGGGTTCGCCCGGTCAGCGACGGCAGCCGCGATCCGATCGCAGCAACGACCCGTTCGTTGTGCAGCGCCCACCACACCACGGTGAGCCCGAACAGGGGCCCCGACCAATAGATCATCTGCGCACCGAGATCGGCATGTTGCTCGATGAATGGGGGGTTGCCCATCTGCTCCTGAAGGGCTTCGCCGGCGCCCGTGGTGATCGGAATCGCGATCAGCGTGGCGAGCGCGAAGAGTGGCACCAGGACTCCCAATCGACGTTGCGCGACCGGCCACAGCACGACAGCGATGGCCATGACTGCGGTCAGCGGGACGAAGACAACCGGTATGTGCACGAGAAGCGGATGAGCGGGCAATCCGTTGAATGTATCCACATCTGTGAACGTAGCGATCCTCTGTTGAGGAAGCGTGACATCATCGTGAAAGAAAATCATTGGCCGCGTGACCTGCGCATCCGGCAAGCTGAACGGGTGAGTACGTCGACCAGCAAGTTCCTGCCCGCAGCGCTGAAGCCTTTTGCGCTGCGGCAGTACCGGCTGCTCGCGGCCGGTCTGGTGCTGGCGATGTTCGCCGACGGTGTGTGGACGGTCGGGGTGGTGTGGCAGGTCATCGCGCTCGGTGGCGGGCCCGGTCTCCTCGCCGTGGTGACCGGTGTCGCCGCAGCGGGCATGGTGGGTTCGACACTGGCCGGAGGTGTGCTCGCCGATCGGGTGTCGCAGCGCCGCATCATGATCGGTCTGGAAATCGCCAAGATGATCGCGTTCGCGGTCGTCGGTGTGGCCGCGTTGGCCGGTGTCCTCGACTACCCCCTGCTGGTGGCCGCGGCGCTGGTCGGAGGCGTCACCACCGGGATGTACTACCCGGCCTACTCGGCGTTGCTGCCGAGTGTGGTGGAAGCGGCACAGCTGCAGGCTGCCAATGGAATCGAAGGTTTCCTGCGCCCGGTGGTGTTCCAGGCCGCCGGTCCGATGGTGGCCGGCGGGGTCATCGCGATGGCCTCCCCGGCGACGGCCATCGTGCTGGCGGGTATGGCAAGTGCGGCGTCGGCGCTGGTCTACGGGGGCATGCGACCGGTGCCCGTGCGGCGTGACCTCGCCATCGGATCGGGTCATCCGATCCGATCGGTGATCTCGGATCTGGCCGAGGGATTCGGGTACATGTGGCGCACACCGTGGCTGTGGGCGACGTTGTTCTTCGCCTGCGTCCTGGTACTGGTCGTGATGGGGCCGATCGAGGTGCTGGTGCCGTTCGCACTGCGCGCGGCCGGCGGCGGTGCCGGCGACCACGCACTCGTGCTGGCGGGCTTCGGGATCGGTGCGGCCTCGGCATCACTGGTGTTCGCGTCGATCCCCATGCCGCGCCGCTATCTGACGGTGATGTTCGGGATCTGGGGTGTCTCGAGCCTGCCGTTGGTGATCATGGGCATCGCCGAACACACCTGGTTGTTCGTGGTCGCCGGCTTCCTGATGGGTGTGCTGTTCGACGGACCGATGGTGTTGTGGGGCACCCTGTTACAGCGGCGGGTGCCGCCCGCGCTGCTCGGACGCGTGGCGAGTCTCGACTTCTTCGTCTCGGTCGCGCTCATGCCGGTGTCGATGGCGCTGGCCGCGCCGGTGAGCCAGGCGATAGGTCTCACCGCCACCTTCGTGCTGGCCGGATTGCTGCCGGTCCCGGTAGCGGGCGCCTTCTACGTCGCCGCGCGGCTGTGGCGCGATGAGGCCGAGCATCCGCTCCGGATCGAGGTGACCGATGTGCCTGCGGTGCCGGCCACGGCTCACGAGGCCGGACATACCCCATAGGGTATTGTGTCGAGAGGTTGGATCGGCACTGCACCCGAGGGGAAACGAGGGCTGACGCTCGTGGCGTGGACATCGTGTTGAGTTCGATCGCCGGACTGGCGATCGGTGCCCTGCTGGGACTGCTGGGTGGTGGTGGTTCCATCCTCGCCGTGCCCGCACTGGTCTATGGGGTGGGTGAGCCTCTCTCGCATGCGGTGCCCACCGCGCTGCTGGTGATCGCAGTGTCGTCGGCGGTGGCTGTGCTGCCGAGAGTGCGGGCCCGACAGGTCAACTGGCGCCTCGCCGGCATCTTCGCGGCCGTCGGCATCCCGGCAACGCTGGCGGGCAGCGTGCTCGGCGGCCGCCTTCCGGAACCGGTGGTCATGATGGTGTTCGCCGCGGTCATGGCGGTCGCGGCGGTACGCATGCTGCGTGACGTCGGTGCCACGGGCACCGCGTGCGCGATCGACGAATCGGGCATCGACTGGCGTCGCTGTGCCTCGCGATCGACCCCGGTCGCCGCGGCGGTCGGGGTGCTCACCGGGATGCTCGGCGTCGGGGGCGGTTTCCTCATCATCCCGGCGCTGGTGATGGCGTTGGGGGTCGAGATGTCGGTCGCCATTGGCACCTTGTTGCTGATCATCGTCGGCACCCGTCTCCGGACCGAGCGCCTGCAGAGGTGGTTCGCCTATCTGGTGCTCGCCGTCGCGGCGTTCGTGGTCATCGAGACGATCGTGGTGCGCTGACCGGTACCAAGTGCTCGGCTGCGGCGGTCACCGTCAGTTCGGTGAGGGCGTCGAGGATCGGCGAACTGAGCTTCCAGTACTGCCAGAACAGCGGGACGTCGACGTGGTCGTCGACAACTCGTGTGACGCGGCCTGCGCGAAGGGCGTCGGCGATCTGCACCTCGGGTACGGCACCCCAGCCGATACCGAGTTCCACGGCCCGATGGAACTCGACCGACGACGGGATGTAGCTGATCGGCGGCGAGACCGGGCCGTCGGCCAAGCGGGTCAGCACGTCGCGCTGGATGTAGTCATTGCGATCGAACAGCACCATCGGTGCCTGCGCCAATGCTTCCGAGGATGGTCCCCGCGGCATCCACCGCGCGACGAAATCCGGTGTCGCGACGGGCAGATAGCGCATCGCGCCGAGCGGGTGGATGGTGCAGCCACGGATGCCGAGCGGGTCGGAGGTGATGGCACCCAGCACTTCTCCGGATCGCAGGAACCGACTGTTCTGACTCTCGTCGTCGCGGAGCACCTCGATGGCCACCGGATGCTCGGCGTGCATCGTGGCGATCACCGGCAGAAACCAGGTGGCCAGCGAATCGGCGTTGGCTGCGATGGGCAGATGGATGCGGGGCCGACCGGGGTCGGCGGGATCGCCGCCGAGCAATTCCGCGCGCGCTTCGGCCGCCAGTAGGTCCCACTGTTTGGCGAGTCGGACGAGGGCCTCCCCGTCTGGCGTGGCGGTGGCGGGTTTCGTTCGCCGCACCACGACCCGACCCACCGACATCTCCAACGCCTTGATCCGCTGACTGACGGCCGACGGAGTGATGTGCAGGGCCCGGGCTGCTCCGTCGAAGGTGCCCTCCCGCAGCACTGCTGCGAGCGTCTGTACGCCCTCCTGGCTGATCTCCACAGTCACATCGTAAGTTCAACTCATGATTCATGAAAAACATTCGCTGGACTGTTCTATCCGCTGTTTCTAGCGTCGTTGCCATGACCACCTTCGTCCTCGCCGCCGTCGCCGGCCTGCTCACCGGTGCCGGCCTGATCATCGCGATCGGCCCGCAGAATGTGTTCGTCCTCCGGCAAGGAGTCGCGCGAGCCCATGTGGTGCCGGTGGTGGTGGTGTGTGCGGTCTCCGACGTCGTGCTGATCATCGCGGGCGTGGCCGGCCTGGGCGCCCTGGTGGCCGCTCACCCGTCGGTGGTGACCATCGCCAAGATCTTCGGCGGCGGCTACGTCATCGTGCTCGGAGTGCTGGCGGCCCGGCGGTGTCTGCGCAGTTCCGAGGCGATCGTCGCCAATGCCGGTGAGGCCGCGACCGTGAGCCGCTGGGCCGCCATCGGCATGACCCTCGCCCTGACCTGGCTCAACCCGCACGTCTACCTCGACACCGTGCTCACCATGGGTGCGATCGCGAACAGCCACGGGAATGCGAAGTGGGCGTTCGCGATTGGGGCGTGCCTGGCCAGCCTGCTGTGGTTCGCGACGTTGGGCGGTGGCGCCACCCGGCTGTCGCGGTTCTTCGCCTCACCGCGGTCGTGGCGCATGCTCGATGTCGTCGTCGCGGTGGTGATGCTCGCGATGGGGGTGATGCTGTTGGTGTCGGTGTAGGACGCCGGCACGAACCGAAGCGCAGTGCGCGCCGCGAGTCGGTCTCACACCTTCGCCGGCTCCGGCTCCCACAGATCCGGATCTACCTGAGTCTCCAGCGGGATCTCCCGGATCGCGGTGCCCTCGACGTCGA containing:
- a CDS encoding sulfite exporter TauE/SafE family protein, which translates into the protein MDIVLSSIAGLAIGALLGLLGGGGSILAVPALVYGVGEPLSHAVPTALLVIAVSSAVAVLPRVRARQVNWRLAGIFAAVGIPATLAGSVLGGRLPEPVVMMVFAAVMAVAAVRMLRDVGATGTACAIDESGIDWRRCASRSTPVAAAVGVLTGMLGVGGGFLIIPALVMALGVEMSVAIGTLLLIIVGTRLRTERLQRWFAYLVLAVAAFVVIETIVVR
- a CDS encoding LysE/ArgO family amino acid transporter — protein: MTTFVLAAVAGLLTGAGLIIAIGPQNVFVLRQGVARAHVVPVVVVCAVSDVVLIIAGVAGLGALVAAHPSVVTIAKIFGGGYVIVLGVLAARRCLRSSEAIVANAGEAATVSRWAAIGMTLALTWLNPHVYLDTVLTMGAIANSHGNAKWAFAIGACLASLLWFATLGGGATRLSRFFASPRSWRMLDVVVAVVMLAMGVMLLVSV
- a CDS encoding DUF2231 domain-containing protein, translating into MPDAQVTRPMIFFHDDVTLPQQRIATFTDVDTFNGLPAHPLLVHIPVVFVPLTAVMAIAVVLWPVAQRRLGVLVPLFALATLIAIPITTGAGEALQEQMGNPPFIEQHADLGAQMIYWSGPLFGLTVVWWALHNERVVAAIGSRLPSLTGRTRRVVDIVIGVAIVAVAIGSVVMVYRIGDSGARAVWE
- a CDS encoding MFS transporter, translated to MSTSTSKFLPAALKPFALRQYRLLAAGLVLAMFADGVWTVGVVWQVIALGGGPGLLAVVTGVAAAGMVGSTLAGGVLADRVSQRRIMIGLEIAKMIAFAVVGVAALAGVLDYPLLVAAALVGGVTTGMYYPAYSALLPSVVEAAQLQAANGIEGFLRPVVFQAAGPMVAGGVIAMASPATAIVLAGMASAASALVYGGMRPVPVRRDLAIGSGHPIRSVISDLAEGFGYMWRTPWLWATLFFACVLVLVVMGPIEVLVPFALRAAGGGAGDHALVLAGFGIGAASASLVFASIPMPRRYLTVMFGIWGVSSLPLVIMGIAEHTWLFVVAGFLMGVLFDGPMVLWGTLLQRRVPPALLGRVASLDFFVSVALMPVSMALAAPVSQAIGLTATFVLAGLLPVPVAGAFYVAARLWRDEAEHPLRIEVTDVPAVPATAHEAGHTP
- a CDS encoding LysR family transcriptional regulator ArgP — its product is MEISQEGVQTLAAVLREGTFDGAARALHITPSAVSQRIKALEMSVGRVVVRRTKPATATPDGEALVRLAKQWDLLAAEARAELLGGDPADPGRPRIHLPIAANADSLATWFLPVIATMHAEHPVAIEVLRDDESQNSRFLRSGEVLGAITSDPLGIRGCTIHPLGAMRYLPVATPDFVARWMPRGPSSEALAQAPMVLFDRNDYIQRDVLTRLADGPVSPPISYIPSSVEFHRAVELGIGWGAVPEVQIADALRAGRVTRVVDDHVDVPLFWQYWKLSSPILDALTELTVTAAAEHLVPVSAPRSSR
- the ku gene encoding non-homologous end joining protein Ku, with translation MRSIWKGDLSFGLVNVPVKVYSATESHDRKSYQVDSKDGTRIRYRRVREGTDTEVDYSDIANAYETDSGETVILTKEDLATLPVQKSPEISILEFVPTEQVDPIYFDKPYYLEPSSKSPKAYALLAQALQKTDRLAIAQFTLRNRTRLAALRVVDGVMTLQTLLWPDEVRAADFPFLEEDTEIRPQELDMASSLIETMAKDFDPSEFEDRYQNELSKLVAAKADGAEAFPESDEEPEADEDSEVADLLAALRASVKDNGPADEKSGGAESTAKKAPPKKAAAKKAPAKKAAAKKTPQKSTAAKSTEKKSTAKKTSAKKTAKKSA
- a CDS encoding ATP-dependent DNA ligase encodes the protein MAGGESLDVDGRRIPITNLDKVLYPTTGTRKFEVIDYYSRIAEVMLPHLAGRPITRKRWPNGVESMPFFEKDLPSSAPDWLARFGEQHSTRVITYPLATSRADLVWFGQMAALELHTPQWRVPADGAAPKADRLVLDLDPGPGVPLTQCAEVALMIRDMLAAAGLTAFPVTSGGKGMHLYARFDRPVSPEAARTVAKQIATSLAAAHPDDITATMAKSVRDRKVFIDWSQNSGSKTTLAPYSMRGREQPWVAAPRSWGELADPDLAQLLFDEVLERVESDGDLLADLDEPHDLAPANEEVPPTAQELIEATSNRPAPNPVVNLGEYRRKRDESKTPEPFGDDAHRERTGSDDTAGNPIFVIQEHHARRLHYDFRLERDGVLVSWAVPKNLPDDPGQNRLAVHTEDHPMDYADFEGDIPAGEYGGGHVEIWDRGTYETEKWRDNEVIVRLHGERIQGRYALIKTGDKNWLAHLMSDEPRPILPDSLRDPRPMLATDESIENLDGRDWAFEGKWDGYRILLRYIDGDFRLTSRSGIDMTADFPELRSIADDLGLLDVVLDGEVVALDASGRTNFTLLSARNNTEEDLTLKFYIFDILYLNGTSLLRRPWSQRRELLDELAPAFAHSAFAEVPALLPGPGRAALEESRAQGYEGVVAKRRSSTYQQGRRTSQWLKHKNWSDIEVVVGGYRPGRGNRAHTIGSLLLGLPEDTGLRYVGRVGTGFTDAQLRALAEELEPLRIKRSPFVDKLDRPVSSSAVWVLPKIVGEVRFMDWTTTGHLRHPSWRGIRRDKLPGDL